ttgtggggcttgaggcacaaagttttctagggggcgctgttgagccattaggccacacccattaatgcaaaccatgaaatatctaatttatcaccaggcctggcttgcgtgcaaaatttggtgacttttggggcacgtttaggggggcaaaaaggccctcatttcgctGGAAGAaaaattagaagaaaaaaaattgtgctGTTTATTTGGTTCACCTTGAGAGTGCAAACACCTTCATACTTCACATTTTTTGTGGATAATTTGCTGTCAATTCTGTCATCTTTGGGTACGCTGTAAGTACCTGGATGGTGCACTCAAAAACAAGGATGGAATGATGGAGACTTCACACACCTCCACGGGGCACAGAGCAGAAAAGGGGGACTGGCTCTACTGGGCAGAGCCTGGAGCCCCACTTTCTGTCAGATTGCTCCAATGGCAAATAAAAGCTTTGCCATTTAATACTGACAGCACACACGTGgaaatcaaatttaaatttCATATTCCATCACAATACCTGAACCCACTCTTTTCATCATACACTTCTCCTTCCCAAACAGAAGAAACctgctgattaaaaaaaaaaaatctaggtAAATATCAAATTAAAGAAAACTCCATGTTATTTTAAGGTGGAGAACTCAAGAAAATAGATCTGAGAAATATGGCTGAAAGAAATCTGACCAAAAAGAAACATGAACCTAACTAACATATGTGAAGGAGGAAGAACCAGCTATCTTAATATAATTTACCTCTTCTTATCTTAACTCTGATGGTCAGAGATATTTTTGACCTTTACCTCACATTATCTTGCTAAGGGGAGTTGGATTGTTGAAAATCTTTCTTCTGTATCTTTTTGTTATCAGTATGATCTCTTTCCTCATTGTTGCACATTACAAGGTATTATAGTTGTATTACAGGGCAAGAGGAAGTTGCATAAGGTCATCTCTTCACCAAGAGGTATAAATTCAAGCATTTCTTTCTCTGTCGCCATGAGTTTCATCTTTCTCTCAAGACGGGATCATCTACAACCATGCTGCTCTTCAGACTCACCACTGCACTGTGTGAGTATAGAAGGGTTAAAACAAGGGGGAAATTAATTACGATGGCTGGCCAGTTGTAGATATTACACATCCCTTACACGTGTTTCTTCCTTTCCAGCACTTGCAGCTGCTTGCTTGGCCTTGTATCCAGGTAGATGAGAAAATGCTTGATTTATGTCATACAAACAGCACAAGAACATTAAATGTAACTTATTCCGtgattaacttttttcttttatttcagatGATTTCACAGAGAGAGTCATAACATGTGATGACCTCCACAACGTCCATAGTCTGAAATGTGGTAAGAATCAAATTTTCATGGTTTAACATTCTGTTACAATTTTGTCTGGCCTATAGCTCCTTCCTATTATATCTGTCATGCTATGATGCTACTGTGAAAACGTTATAATCTTCGGCTCCCCCTATTTTTACTTACTTGTTCCTTTGGTGTGTAACAGATAGTGGAGTCATCAGTGTGATCTCAGCACTGTATGGCCGTCAAGATGGTGTGACCTGCAGTGAGCACAGGCCTCCACAACAGCTCACCAATACTGACTGCTCCCAAGCCGGCACTGTAGATGTCATCAAGAACAGGTGCAAATTGTATTTTAAGTAATACATTTCATGTTTACTTCAGGAAGTGCATCTATACTTTTTTCTATATGAAGCTTTCAATGTAGCAATAGTCCTCAGTAGTATTGAGTAAACCAACAAACCTGCTCTAAGACTCTTTAGGAAAGGCAATTATAATTTTATAATACTTCAATATTTACCACTAAAGCAAAATTGGTGAGTTTTATTTTCAGACAAAACACACTCAGCAACGCAAATATAACAACAGTTGTAAACAGGACAGGTTTAATGCAATGACTTATACAGGAGCGTCCAGAATATTAGTAATGCCTTAGATCAACAGCTAGTTTTCACCTCAAACTTTCACCTGCAGGCTGctttagatttctttggttGAGACTAGTGTGGTTGTGGTTCTGCCAAAGTCACATGCTTCGTTAGATAGGTGGACAAGCAGTCAGGGAAACAGGTTCCAGGGGTGGATTCCTCTCACTATGTGGGCTAATTCCCACAGTAATAAAGATTGAATCCAGACGGACTGATACTGCTTTGGAGCAGCATGTTAGATATATCGTTGTAAAGTAAGTTAAATGTCTACCAGTTGAAAATGTTAACGTACACATTTAGCACTGGCATCTTTGTTCAGTGTTTTTCAGTAAAATGCTTTCAGTCTTAGTTGTGTGGTAGAATATAGAGTATTATTTAAATATGTATTATTAAATCCTATATTAGCATTATAACTTTAAAGGCTTCAGGCAAACATAAATTAGTTTTTAGAGATTAAACatggacatacaggactgtctcagaaaattagaatattgtgataaagttctttattttctgtaatgcaattaaaaaaacaaaactgtcatacattctggattcattacaaatcaactgaaatattgcaagccttttattattttaatattgctgattatggcttacagtttaagattaagattcccagaatattctttaataattaatcattttttgagataggatatttgagttttcttaagctgtaagccatgatcagcaatattaaaataataaaagccttgcaatatttcagttgatttgtaatgaatccagaatgtatgacagttgtttttgtaattgcattacagaaaatcacattattcaaattttctgagacagtactGTATGTGCTAATTTGGgttcaaaagttcacatttGTAGGAACCAAAGTAAGTCACTGAAATGAAttagtctttttttattaatattgtcATACTGAACAGGTGTGATGGCAAGCAAGTGTGTGAGATCAACACAAATGTTGTTCGTACTTCCGATCCCTGCCCCGGCATCTACAAGTATCTTGAGACCAAATACATCTGCCTCCCAGCGAGTCAGTAACATGCTTTTAACCCGTCTAATAGACAAAGTTGCACATTGGTTTGACTGTGAAATTTAATGAGAAGATGTCAtacattctttttattttgacaGTTCGCCGTTTTGTGTGCGAGCGCTCTCTTGCACTGTTGACTTGTGGTAAGAAtcaatttttcatttattttttgcattcagAATGACTGGCTGGTTACAGATATGAGCAAAATTACATTTGTTTTTCTGACAATGTCACATTCTCCATCTCTTTATCAGAGGAAGGCCAGGTTATCTCCGTCTACGGTGCCGATTATGGACGCCGCAACAAGGCCACCTGCTCTTTTGGCCGACCTGCCTCCCAGATTCAAAACGTCCACTGCTCCAGCCCCACTACAAAAGTTGCTAAAAGGTAAGGGAAGGTCTGTTTTGACTGATGCAGGTATATAAAAGAACATCAATGCTTGCAGAATTCACTTTGTAAATTACAAGAAACAAATGCATAGAAAGGTCACAGTGTTTAAGATGACAATCATAAATTCCACATTAAGTGACATATTTCACACCCGGCAACATATACGGACCTATTTTCATTTATGCTCGCAGGTGTAACGGGAAAAACAGCTGCTCCATCAGAACTGGCAACTCAGAATTTGGGGATCCTTGTCCTGGCACTTACAAGTACCTCGAGGTGGCTTACGTTTGTGAATGTGAGTAAATTGAAGGCTAATGTTGTTCGCTGTGTAAAAGCTGTTCACATAATGCTGCACActtaaaagaacaataaaaatatattttgctgaactgagttttttttttaattgtgttgcAGATCCTGCATTTGCTCCGGAGGCGTCTTTTCACGAAGAATCATGAAATTATCACAAACATACATAGCATGACACAAATGATGTTGTCTATTGACTTATGAAACGTTAAATGTGAAGAATCTTGTTACATGTGAAAAGAATTCTTAACATATTAGCATTGAATAATTAGACAATTTTTGTAATAACtgtctggtttttcataatGATAGAAATGTTGATTATTAAAGTTTCATTTCCAGTATAAATTCATATAACTCCATAAATAAAATTTatggaaaatgtattttgttcaagCCTTTTACTTTAAACAGACACTTCAGCTTGTCATTAGCAGGACAGAAAGTAAAGCAGAttatatttcaaaataatttgGACTGTTGACCAACAAAAAAAGCTAAATAGATCAAAGTATTGATTAGACGACTTCTGGTGTAGCAACTAATGGAGGAGGACGCGTTCTTTGAGCTGCTGCAACAACTTAATAAAATCTTTTTTAGGTACAcctttttcatctttctttGGTGCGTGTTTTCCCTAACATTGTAATTTGAATTTAACGCTGTCTTTTTACCGAACAAAATGCCTCCAAAAGCTAAACCACCGTCGCGGCCTACTTTTGCACACCGCATCCCCACCTCGTAGTGACCCCCCTCCTGCCTGGTCAACTCTGGAATgagaaaaacacaggaaaacacactaTGGGCACACAAGtgtttggaatctgcaagagaaaaaactaataaacagaaactgaagttctggttaattctaattttaactTTTGAACTTTGGTCAGATTATGTTTCCTTAAACTTTTGACGTTTTAGTTCAAACTTTAGGTTTAAAAAAGACACCAAAATAGAGCAGTttgcaaaacatttgtgcacctTACTTTTGATTGAACACATCATGGTGGTCAGGGTGGTGgaggtggtcaggttactgTAGATGGTGTTGATTTTGGATTGGAAAAATGAGAGGAAGTCGTTGCACTTTGgactgtgaaggagttggagatgttgtcactgggtttgagaagtttgttgattgtggagaagagagcctttgggttggaggagtcAGAATGGATGATGTTGGAGAAGTAGGTGGAGCGAGCTGAGTTGAGGGGCATCCTTGTATTGTGGAGGATAAGTGGAGAGCGGTAGCAGAAGGCTAACGTTAGCTATCGCCGAGGAGCCAAGGGTCCGGGTAGAGAGGAGCGATGCACACCCCAGGAGTATCCACAGGATTAGCCACAGCATGCTACATCCAGCAGTTAAGCGTGTTGAGGTGGTGGTGGCTGAGGACAGAAAACAGCGGTGACCAGTAAACGAGTAATGGCAGAGTGAGCATCTAGCTAGTAGTTGCTCTAGCCGCCAGTTAGCCCGGTGGTGCAGAGCAAAACTTACTTGCGAGGGCTCCAAGAGGAGCCCACAGCGGAGAGAAGACTCAGACAGTTGCGGTGTACACACGCCCTGGCCCTGGCAGCTGTTTTGATAGTAAGATctgaaatgaggatgtttggacagatcGGATCAGAATtgatgttataaaaaaaaaaaaataaagttagtCAGAGGTTTTGCGGGATGTGTTGCAGGCATAAAATTTAAAAGTGgattgaaaagaaaaaggtaggtctctgcatttaacccatctctaaTTAGACTAGAGAGCAGTGGGATGCCATATGAACGGGGCCCAGGGTGGTTGACCTGGGGATTGtgaacctggtcctccagactccagtcCACTTCTGTAACCGCTAGGCTGCCACTCCCCAAGGGAATCACTGAATATTCATGATAGCAACATGGCTACCAATTATTTAGTCAATAATTAGTCATCATATCATTGATTTTCTCtccccctcttttctttctcagtAATATGTCGCTGTAATAACTTGTAATAACAGTGTGGTTGTTTTTCCCTCAACTGCATGAATAATTTCAGCCTCACGGGGGCGACATTGGCCAGGTTCACATCTGGCTGCTTACCTGACATCACAACATCCAATTCAGTGCAGCAGTTGGGCCGTCACCCTTTCATACAGGGAACTGGGatctgttttattcatttaaaagtGTCAATAATGACTGTTCACATTGGCTATTTTTCAGGCCAGCGGTTATTTTCAGTGACGACAGTCGACCAAAACTGTCAGGAAAGGGGTTGTGATTAAACATGGGAACAAAGCAGAGAGCAGCTGGCCTTGTAAAACACACTTTCATCACGGAGAAAATTTAAACCTCTGCTAACATAATTCCTTCCTTTTCATGATAAAGGACACAGGTTGGTCAGCAGAAATTCAAACCATACTGGGAATCTAGGTCTTTGTGCAACAATAATTTTTAATAGCTTTGAATAAATTGCACATCTTGCTTATGcaatttttaaatataaatcataTTTAGATATGAATCACTTAGTATCAAGTGGCTGTTCCTACACTTCCACTTAATATTAGACCAACCTGTTGGCTTCCCCTGTCTGTCCTTGTGTGTTTTGAACGcaacagaagagagaaaagcagcaacaaGATGTAACAACATCCTTACATCTTAAAGGTCTATGAATTATGGCCTTTAAACATTTTGGTTTTATTGTCATgttttgaaattttgaggaGCAATAAATAGTTAGATGTTCAGATCCAACCCTATCTCCTATGTAGGACCAAAACTGATGTAATAAAAAAGcagaattatatatatatatatatatatatatatatatatatatatatatatatatatatatatatatatatatatatatatatatatatatatatttgttgtttttccttttcttctacgtgcatttttttgtgtttacctttccttgtctcctctttttacGTTACCTTATGCATTTatgcctcattatgcaaaggAGGAGGTCTGCCATTTTTGGACCAGCTgctctactattggtcaataaacagcaAGGAGCAGGATCGGACCAAGATTAAGTCTATAGCACAACCAGCGGTGACACACTGCATAAACAAACATA
This is a stretch of genomic DNA from Cololabis saira isolate AMF1-May2022 chromosome 12, fColSai1.1, whole genome shotgun sequence. It encodes these proteins:
- the LOC133457459 gene encoding L-rhamnose-binding lectin SML-like produces the protein MLLFRLTTALSLAAACLALYPDDFTERVITCDDLHNVHSLKCDSGVISVISALYGRQDGVTCSEHRPPQQLTNTDCSQAGTVDVIKNRCDGKQVCEINTNVVRTSDPCPGIYKYLETKYICLPAIRRFVCERSLALLTCEEGQVISVYGADYGRRNKATCSFGRPASQIQNVHCSSPTTKVAKRCNGKNSCSIRTGNSEFGDPCPGTYKYLEVAYVCEYPAFAPEASFHEES